One Hylaeus volcanicus isolate JK05 unplaced genomic scaffold, UHH_iyHylVolc1.0_haploid 12258___fragment_2___debris, whole genome shotgun sequence genomic window carries:
- the LOC128882190 gene encoding chromosome partition protein Smc-like isoform X2, with amino-acid sequence MYEKVYRKRRLRSRNQELEEAAEQVKEKFRQLEEDRSDVIAHLKRNLEEKIEESKELAERLSAVEELRKDELATYKKKEEAMQLEYRTMENNLSAEVKLAAGKLNALEDWRLARIDLMQKFEMQEKEIIEQEKRHREELYEAEKSVIIGKAMMKKEMEERLDTLAMSLRKATNMRVAEATHRAIRENMTLNQELDMLEGTCRELGMTSKESKEAERIWRLQCELFETESNMTLEMAMKQRNTIHKLTDDFQSMLWYYGQAERDNARIAEYEKIVENYKEQVKRMEEKMEHLKKCILKTRADREKLSLNVREREKELDALKSLLNRARSCIKEALELEGDITRENYCASHLKQQLLQCLWEILESDNITSIIGQTASQIEDINCRYTQGNLGLMEPTKTCKCEWKEETEENIQEYSTEAESFENFEEKRPSCLDSDISSNIQSPKESLTDSQL; translated from the exons ATGTATGAAAAAGTGTATCGGAAACGTAGGTTACGGAGTCGAAACCAGGAATTAGAGGAAGCAGCAGAgcaagtaaaagaaaaatttcgacAACTTGAAGAGGATCGATCGGATGTGATTGCACATCTGAAGAGAAACTTAGAAGAGAAAATAGAAGAGTCTAAGGAACTCGCTGAACGACTTTCAGCTGTAGAGGAATTACGAAAGGACGAATTAGCTACTtataagaagaaagaagaagcgaTGCAACTTGAATATCGCACGATGGAGAACAATTTAAGTGCCGAAGTTAAACTGGCTG CTGGTAAACTTAACGCGCTAGAGGACTGGAGATTGGCGCGAATCGACTTAATGCAGAAGTTTGAAATGCAAGAGAAAGAAATCATCGAACAAGAAAAGCGTCATCGGGAAGAGCTTTACGAAGCTGAAAAGTCTGTCATCATCGGGAAAGCAAt GATGAAGAAGGAAATGGAAGAACGTCTCGACACTTTAGCAATGTCGCTTCGTAAAGCGACGAATATGCGAGTGGCGGAAGCCACGCACCGCGCGATTCGAGAAAATATGACCTTGAACCAAGAACTCGACATGCTGGAGGGGACTTGCAGGGAACTGGGAATGACGAGCAAGGAGAGCAAGGAGGCAGAACGTATTTGGAGGCTGCAATGCGAATTGTTCGAAACGGAATCGAACATGACTTTGGAAATGGCGATGAAACAGAGAAATACTATTCACAAATTGACAGAC GATTTTCAATCGATGCTGTGGTATTACGGACAAGCAGAGAGGGATAATGCTCGAATTGCCGAATACGAAAAGATCGTCGAGAACTATAAGGAACAAGTTAAACGGATGGAagaaaaaatggaacatttaaaGAAGTGCATTCTGAAGACGAGGGCCGACCGAGAAAAATTGTCGCTAAATGTTCGCGAAAGGGAGAAAGAACTAGACGCGCTTAAAAGTCTTTTAAATCGTGCAAGGAGTTGCATTAAGGAGGCCTTGGAG ctCGAAGGAGATATTACGCGTGAAAATTACTGCGCCTCGCATTTGAAACAACAGTTGCTTCAATGTCTTTGGGAAATATTGGAAAGTGATAATATTACAAGTATCATAGGACAGACTGCATCACAG ATCGAAGATATTAACTGCCGTTATACGCAAGGGAACCTGGGTCTCATGGAACCCACAAAAACTTGTAAATGCGAGTGGAAAGAAGAAACAGAGGAgaatattcaagaatataGTACAGAAGCAGAAtcattcgaaaattttgaagaaaaacgGCCATCTTGCCTAGATAGTGACATTAGTTCTAACATTCAGTCTCCAAAAGAATCATTAACTGATTCtcagttataa
- the LOC128882190 gene encoding myosin heavy chain, embryonic smooth muscle isoform-like isoform X3, with translation MQLEYRTMENNLSAEVKLAAGKLNALEDWRLARIDLMQKFEMQEKEIIEQEKRHREELYEAEKSVIIGKAMMKKEMEERLDTLAMSLRKATNMRVAEATHRAIRENMTLNQELDMLEGTCRELGMTSKESKEAERIWRLQCELFETESNMTLEMAMKQRNTIHKLTDDFQSMLWYYGQAERDNARIAEYEKIVENYKEQVKRMEEKMEHLKKCILKTRADREKLSLNVREREKELDALKSLLNRARSCIKEALELEGDITRENYCASHLKQQLLQCLWEILESDNITSIIGQTASQIEDINCRYTQGNLGLMEPTKTCKCEWKEETEENIQEYSTEAESFENFEEKRPSCLDSDISSNIQSPKESLTDSQL, from the exons aTGCAACTTGAATATCGCACGATGGAGAACAATTTAAGTGCCGAAGTTAAACTGGCTG CTGGTAAACTTAACGCGCTAGAGGACTGGAGATTGGCGCGAATCGACTTAATGCAGAAGTTTGAAATGCAAGAGAAAGAAATCATCGAACAAGAAAAGCGTCATCGGGAAGAGCTTTACGAAGCTGAAAAGTCTGTCATCATCGGGAAAGCAAt GATGAAGAAGGAAATGGAAGAACGTCTCGACACTTTAGCAATGTCGCTTCGTAAAGCGACGAATATGCGAGTGGCGGAAGCCACGCACCGCGCGATTCGAGAAAATATGACCTTGAACCAAGAACTCGACATGCTGGAGGGGACTTGCAGGGAACTGGGAATGACGAGCAAGGAGAGCAAGGAGGCAGAACGTATTTGGAGGCTGCAATGCGAATTGTTCGAAACGGAATCGAACATGACTTTGGAAATGGCGATGAAACAGAGAAATACTATTCACAAATTGACAGAC GATTTTCAATCGATGCTGTGGTATTACGGACAAGCAGAGAGGGATAATGCTCGAATTGCCGAATACGAAAAGATCGTCGAGAACTATAAGGAACAAGTTAAACGGATGGAagaaaaaatggaacatttaaaGAAGTGCATTCTGAAGACGAGGGCCGACCGAGAAAAATTGTCGCTAAATGTTCGCGAAAGGGAGAAAGAACTAGACGCGCTTAAAAGTCTTTTAAATCGTGCAAGGAGTTGCATTAAGGAGGCCTTGGAG ctCGAAGGAGATATTACGCGTGAAAATTACTGCGCCTCGCATTTGAAACAACAGTTGCTTCAATGTCTTTGGGAAATATTGGAAAGTGATAATATTACAAGTATCATAGGACAGACTGCATCACAG ATCGAAGATATTAACTGCCGTTATACGCAAGGGAACCTGGGTCTCATGGAACCCACAAAAACTTGTAAATGCGAGTGGAAAGAAGAAACAGAGGAgaatattcaagaatataGTACAGAAGCAGAAtcattcgaaaattttgaagaaaaacgGCCATCTTGCCTAGATAGTGACATTAGTTCTAACATTCAGTCTCCAAAAGAATCATTAACTGATTCtcagttataa
- the LOC128882190 gene encoding golgin subfamily A member 4-like isoform X1, protein MLRVKRKKRKGKGKKVKKKCVDERETLTYEQEILDNNRQLARLRSRNQELEEAAEQVKEKFRQLEEDRSDVIAHLKRNLEEKIEESKELAERLSAVEELRKDELATYKKKEEAMQLEYRTMENNLSAEVKLAAGKLNALEDWRLARIDLMQKFEMQEKEIIEQEKRHREELYEAEKSVIIGKAMMKKEMEERLDTLAMSLRKATNMRVAEATHRAIRENMTLNQELDMLEGTCRELGMTSKESKEAERIWRLQCELFETESNMTLEMAMKQRNTIHKLTDDFQSMLWYYGQAERDNARIAEYEKIVENYKEQVKRMEEKMEHLKKCILKTRADREKLSLNVREREKELDALKSLLNRARSCIKEALELEGDITRENYCASHLKQQLLQCLWEILESDNITSIIGQTASQIEDINCRYTQGNLGLMEPTKTCKCEWKEETEENIQEYSTEAESFENFEEKRPSCLDSDISSNIQSPKESLTDSQL, encoded by the exons ATGTTAcgggtaaaaagaaaaaagcgGAAAggtaaaggaaaaaaagtcaAAAAGAAATGCGTAGACGAAAGAGAGACCTTGACTTACGAACAAGAGATTTTGGATAACAACAGACAGTTGGCAcg GTTACGGAGTCGAAACCAGGAATTAGAGGAAGCAGCAGAgcaagtaaaagaaaaatttcgacAACTTGAAGAGGATCGATCGGATGTGATTGCACATCTGAAGAGAAACTTAGAAGAGAAAATAGAAGAGTCTAAGGAACTCGCTGAACGACTTTCAGCTGTAGAGGAATTACGAAAGGACGAATTAGCTACTtataagaagaaagaagaagcgaTGCAACTTGAATATCGCACGATGGAGAACAATTTAAGTGCCGAAGTTAAACTGGCTG CTGGTAAACTTAACGCGCTAGAGGACTGGAGATTGGCGCGAATCGACTTAATGCAGAAGTTTGAAATGCAAGAGAAAGAAATCATCGAACAAGAAAAGCGTCATCGGGAAGAGCTTTACGAAGCTGAAAAGTCTGTCATCATCGGGAAAGCAAt GATGAAGAAGGAAATGGAAGAACGTCTCGACACTTTAGCAATGTCGCTTCGTAAAGCGACGAATATGCGAGTGGCGGAAGCCACGCACCGCGCGATTCGAGAAAATATGACCTTGAACCAAGAACTCGACATGCTGGAGGGGACTTGCAGGGAACTGGGAATGACGAGCAAGGAGAGCAAGGAGGCAGAACGTATTTGGAGGCTGCAATGCGAATTGTTCGAAACGGAATCGAACATGACTTTGGAAATGGCGATGAAACAGAGAAATACTATTCACAAATTGACAGAC GATTTTCAATCGATGCTGTGGTATTACGGACAAGCAGAGAGGGATAATGCTCGAATTGCCGAATACGAAAAGATCGTCGAGAACTATAAGGAACAAGTTAAACGGATGGAagaaaaaatggaacatttaaaGAAGTGCATTCTGAAGACGAGGGCCGACCGAGAAAAATTGTCGCTAAATGTTCGCGAAAGGGAGAAAGAACTAGACGCGCTTAAAAGTCTTTTAAATCGTGCAAGGAGTTGCATTAAGGAGGCCTTGGAG ctCGAAGGAGATATTACGCGTGAAAATTACTGCGCCTCGCATTTGAAACAACAGTTGCTTCAATGTCTTTGGGAAATATTGGAAAGTGATAATATTACAAGTATCATAGGACAGACTGCATCACAG ATCGAAGATATTAACTGCCGTTATACGCAAGGGAACCTGGGTCTCATGGAACCCACAAAAACTTGTAAATGCGAGTGGAAAGAAGAAACAGAGGAgaatattcaagaatataGTACAGAAGCAGAAtcattcgaaaattttgaagaaaaacgGCCATCTTGCCTAGATAGTGACATTAGTTCTAACATTCAGTCTCCAAAAGAATCATTAACTGATTCtcagttataa
- the LOC128882189 gene encoding protein sel-1 homolog 1-like, giving the protein MKLRKELLLLLLVMSVSSESEVSKKQSEASDEEAEEDVSLEENVFEHLRELKALHDTILKMVPASEPYLSEKITKRKEEVENEPKTKEESSGMRNLWIRAMIAQAKVINSPNSNLRIEEDETKTWSEEEQLESLNEETTQEPLSPEQEEAEQIFRKAQRLLNATRSNKAEAYELLTSAAILGHREARSMLAWAQLLGMQFGPTSLWTSSQDISAAYQTFKELAETGLPSAHMGMGFLYATGLGGVNASQPKALLHYTAAALGGDTRAQMALGYRHWEGVTTPASCERALDFYRKVANKVAEEVSFSGGPVVQRVRLLDEQENPGYSSGIFDQDLIEYYQMLAKKGDTQAQVGLGQLHYQGGRGVPLDHVRAMHYFQHAADAGNHVAMAFLGKIYLEGNDIVEQDNKTAYKYFKKAAELGNPVGQSGLGLMYLYGRGVERDTAKAHQYFSQAAEQGWVDGQLQLGNMYFSGTGVKRDYKLANKYFSLASQSGHVLAYYNLAQMHATGTGMMRSCTAAVELLKNVAERGKWSDQLVVAHTDYREGRINEAFVNYALLAEMGYDVAQSNAAFILDKGETTILSEEEGLVRALSLWARAAAQGYSAAQVKLGDAHYYGKGTKVDYEAAASHYRLASEQQTNAQAMFNLGYMHERGLGLARDRHLAKRCYDLAAEASPDARIPVALALIKLSFLFGLDYLQEFSFVDHLNKWDQLLGQNWDLYLIGLLTGILSLIIYFRRPQPPPPPRIN; this is encoded by the exons ATGAAGCTGCGGAAGGAGTTGCTATTACTCTTACTGGTTATGTCTGTTTCATCCGAATCAGAAGTTTCTAAGAAACAATCAGAGGCTTCTGATgaagaagcagaagaagaTGTCAGTTTAGAAGAGAATGTGTTTGAACATTTGAGAGAACTGAAGGCTTTGCACGATACTATTCTAAAAATGGTCCCAGCTTCTGAACCATATCTTAgcgaaaaaattacaaaaaggAAAGAGGAAGTAGAAAATGAACCAAAAACTAAAGAGGAAAGTTCTGGAATGAGAAATCTTTGGATAAGGGCAATGATAGCACAGGCTAAGGTTATAAACTCACCAAATAGTAATTTAAGGATTGAGGAAGATGAAACAAAAACATGGAGCGAAGAGGAGCAACTCGAGTCCTTGAATGAAGAGACTACTCAGGAACCTCTTTCTCCGGAACAAGAAGAGG CGGAGCAAATATTTAGGAAAGCACAACGTCTCTTAAATGCCACACGGTCTAATAAAGCAGAGGCTTACGAACTATTAACATCCGCAGCAATTCTTGGTCATCGTGAAGCTAGATCTATGTTGGCCTGGGCTCAGTTGCTGGGAATGCAATTTGGTCCAACTTCACTCTGGACATCTAGTCAAGACATTTCAGCTGCTTACCAAACATTTAAAGAACTTGCTGAAACTGGATTACCATCCGCTCATATG GGTATGGGATTTTTATATGCAACAGGATTAGGTGGAGTGAATGCCTCACAGCCTAAGGCACTTCTACATTACACAGCAGCAGCTCTTGGCGGAGATACTCGTGCGCAAATGGCACTGGGATATCGTCATTGGGAAGGTGTTACAACGCCAGCTTCATGCGAAAGAGCTTTAGACTTTTACCGTAAAGTCGCTAACAAAGTTGCAGAAGAAGTTTCCTTTAGCGGCGGACCTGTTGTCCAACGAGTTAGACTTCTAGATGAACAGGAGAATCCTGGATACAGCTCAGGAATTTTTGATCAGGATCTGATAGAATATTATCAGATGCTGGCAAAAAAGGGAGATACACAGGCTCAAGTTGGATTAGGACAACTACATTACCAGGGTGGCAGAGGTGTTCCATTAGATCATGTAAGAGCAATGCATTATTTTCAACATGCTGCTGATGCTGGAAATCACGTCGCTATGGCTTTTCTAGGAAAG atttatttagaGGGCAATGACATAGTGGAACAAGATAACAAAACggcatacaaatattttaaaaaagctGCGGAGCTCGGAAATCCTGTCGGACAAAGCGGTTTAGGGCTTATGTATCTTTACGGAAGAGGAGTTGAAAGGGATACTGCAAAAGCTCATCAATACTTTAGTCAAGCTGCAGAGCAAGGATGGGTTGATGGACAGCTCCAACTTGGCAACATGTATTtta GTGGAACAGGGGTGAAACGTGATTACAAATTAGCAAACAAGTACTTCAGTTTGGCCAGCCAATCTGGTCACGTTCTGGCATATTATAATTTAGCACAAATGCATGCCACTGGCACAGGCATGATGCGTAGTTGCACAGCTGCTGttgaacttttgaaaaatgttgctGAAAGAGGCAAATGGAGTGACCAGTTGGTGGTTGCTCACACAGATTATAGAGAAGGTCGAATCAACGAAGCTTTCGTCAACTATGCTCTCCTTGCAGAAATGGGTTATGATGTTGCGCAGAGTAACGCTGCATTTATACTTGATAAAGGGGAAACTACAATACTGTCGGAAGAAGAAGGATTAGTTAGGGCACTTTCTTTGTGGGCAAGAGCTGCCGCGCAAGGATATTCTGCTGCTCAG GTTAAACTAGGAGATGCACACTATTATGGTAAAGGAACGAAAGTTGACTATGAGGCTGCAGCTAGTCACTATCGATTAGCTTCTGAACAGCAAACAAATGCACAGGCAATGTTTAACCTCGGATACATGCACGAACGTGGTTTGGGCCTGGCGAGAGATCGACATTTAGCTAAACGATGTTACGATCTCGCAGCAGAAGCCAGTCCAGATGCTAGAATTCCTGTAGCATTGGCTCTCATAAAACTCTCTTTCCTTTTTGGTTTGGACTATCTACAAGAATTTAGCTTTGTCGATCATCTGAATAAATGGGACCAGCTTTTGGGCCAGAATTGGGACTTGTATCTTATAGGACTGCTCACTGGCATACTCAGTTTAATCATTTACTTCCGCAGGCCACAGCCACCACCTCCGCCTAGAATTAATTag